Proteins from one Geothermobacter hydrogeniphilus genomic window:
- the rsmH gene encoding 16S rRNA (cytosine(1402)-N(4))-methyltransferase RsmH codes for MTAAFEHLSVMPVEVLEFLAPRSGGVYLDGTVGGGGHARLVLQASAPDGRLIGLDRDRSALAAAAAELEPFADRVVLRHAPFADFEAVLEDLGIDRLDGMLLDLGVSSHQIDTPQRGFSFRHEGPLDMRMDRESGETAAEVLAHRDVDELTDIFRTYGEERFARRIARRIVARREEQPLVTTRQLADLVKEVVPASRDSRRIHPATRVFQALRIYVNGELDQVAEGVARGISRLRRGGRMVVISFHSLEDRIVKRAFQEAARGCICPPRLPICQCGQTPAVRILTRKVRRPGDEEIELNARARSAVLRAVEKL; via the coding sequence ATGACGGCGGCCTTCGAGCATCTTTCGGTCATGCCGGTCGAGGTCCTGGAGTTTCTCGCTCCCCGCTCCGGCGGCGTCTATCTTGACGGAACCGTCGGTGGTGGTGGGCATGCTCGCCTGGTGCTGCAGGCGAGCGCTCCGGATGGACGCCTGATCGGCCTTGATCGGGACCGGTCGGCCCTGGCCGCGGCGGCGGCCGAATTGGAACCCTTTGCCGACCGGGTGGTGTTGCGGCATGCGCCTTTTGCCGATTTTGAAGCGGTTCTGGAGGATCTCGGCATTGATCGGCTTGACGGCATGCTGCTCGACCTCGGGGTTTCCTCGCACCAGATCGATACCCCGCAACGCGGTTTTTCCTTTCGCCATGAGGGTCCGCTTGATATGCGCATGGACCGGGAGTCCGGTGAGACGGCGGCCGAAGTCCTGGCGCATCGGGACGTCGATGAGTTGACGGATATTTTCCGTACTTACGGCGAAGAGCGTTTTGCCAGACGCATTGCCCGCAGAATTGTCGCGCGGCGCGAAGAGCAACCGCTGGTGACGACGAGGCAGTTGGCCGATCTGGTGAAGGAGGTGGTTCCGGCTTCCCGGGACAGTCGTCGGATTCATCCCGCGACGCGGGTTTTTCAGGCGTTGCGCATTTACGTCAATGGTGAACTGGACCAGGTTGCCGAGGGCGTGGCCCGGGGGATCAGCCGACTTCGCCGGGGGGGGCGGATGGTGGTGATCAGTTTTCATTCGCTGGAAGACCGTATTGTCAAGCGGGCGTTTCAGGAGGCGGCCCGCGGCTGCATCTGTCCTCCCAGGCTGCCGATCTGTCAATGTGGTCAAACTCCGGCGGTCCGCATCCTGACCCGTAAGGTGCGGCGCCCCGGTGATGAAGAAATCGAGTTGAATGCCAGAGCGCGCAGTGCTGTTCTGCGGGCCGTTGAAAAATTGTGA
- the rimM gene encoding ribosome maturation factor RimM (Essential for efficient processing of 16S rRNA), producing the protein METALRPLGRVIGTHGLRGDLKIKGHPGNQAALLAAPRIYLRQNDTGSDCLTVQRIVPGRGWLRVSLREIDRIERAEPLVGAEVLVDPASLQRDDGDLFWFELEGLDVIDTGRGPIGRLEEMFETGAHAVYVVRGRYGEVLIPAVPEFIGAVDLERGTLQVDVPEGLFPDNLGQ; encoded by the coding sequence TTGGAAACAGCTTTGCGCCCCCTGGGCCGGGTGATTGGTACCCATGGCCTGCGCGGGGATTTGAAAATCAAGGGACATCCCGGCAACCAGGCGGCTCTACTGGCAGCGCCCCGCATTTATCTGCGTCAGAATGACACCGGTTCTGATTGCCTGACGGTGCAGAGGATCGTTCCCGGTCGTGGCTGGTTGCGTGTCAGTTTGCGGGAGATTGACCGAATTGAGCGGGCCGAACCGCTGGTTGGCGCCGAGGTGCTGGTTGATCCCGCTTCTCTGCAGCGGGACGATGGGGACCTGTTCTGGTTTGAACTGGAAGGTCTGGACGTGATTGATACCGGCCGCGGGCCGATCGGTCGGCTTGAAGAGATGTTTGAAACCGGCGCCCATGCGGTCTATGTGGTCAGGGGCCGGTATGGTGAGGTGCTGATCCCGGCCGTTCCTGAATTTATCGGAGCCGTTGATCTGGAACGGGGAACACTTCAGGTCGATGTTCCCGAGGGTCTGTTTCCGGACAACCTGGGGCAGTGA
- the rsmI gene encoding 16S rRNA (cytidine(1402)-2'-O)-methyltransferase: MLYLVATPIGNLEDMTFRAVRVLKEVDLIACEDTRHSRKLLQHYGISTRLTSFFEHNERDKGEKLLVELRAGKDIALISDAGTPAISDPGYRLVRRCHEAGIGVSIVPGPQAAVSSLAVSGLPTDRFAFEGFLPARSGARRDRLTALLSEERTLVFYESPHRLAATLADLAGLCPQREVVVVRELTKLHEEICRGSAGELAERWRAEKVRGEVVLLLAPAEPVEPELDLDTVLRAALEAGEPMKEISRKLAKVYGMSGSEVYARALALK, translated from the coding sequence ATGCTCTATCTCGTCGCCACCCCGATCGGTAACCTCGAAGACATGACCTTCCGCGCCGTGCGCGTGCTCAAGGAGGTTGATCTGATCGCCTGCGAGGACACCCGCCACAGTCGCAAGCTGCTGCAGCACTACGGGATCAGCACCCGTCTGACCTCCTTTTTCGAGCACAATGAACGGGACAAGGGAGAGAAGCTGCTGGTTGAGCTGCGGGCGGGGAAGGATATCGCCCTGATCAGCGACGCCGGTACCCCGGCGATTTCTGACCCCGGCTACCGGTTGGTGCGTCGCTGTCACGAGGCGGGGATCGGGGTCAGCATTGTGCCTGGCCCGCAGGCGGCGGTCAGTTCGCTGGCGGTCAGCGGCCTGCCGACCGACCGATTCGCTTTCGAAGGCTTTCTGCCCGCCCGCTCCGGGGCCCGTCGGGACCGTCTGACGGCGCTGCTCAGCGAGGAGCGGACCCTGGTCTTCTACGAATCGCCGCACCGGCTGGCGGCGACCCTGGCCGATCTGGCCGGACTCTGCCCGCAGCGGGAGGTGGTGGTGGTCAGGGAACTGACCAAGTTGCACGAGGAGATCTGCCGCGGCAGCGCCGGGGAACTGGCTGAACGCTGGCGGGCCGAGAAGGTGCGTGGCGAGGTGGTGCTGCTGCTGGCCCCGGCGGAACCGGTTGAACCCGAACTCGACCTGGACACCGTCCTGCGCGCGGCCCTGGAAGCAGGAGAGCCGATGAAGGAGATCAGTCGGAAGCTGGCGAAAGTTTACGGGATGTCGGGGAGTGAGGTCTACGCACGGGCGCTGGCTTTAAAGTGA
- a CDS encoding ribonuclease HII has translation MTLDLFPVDAPTDLYFEQQARSRGYRVIAGIDEAGRGPLAGPVVAAAVVLPERFDLPGLTDSKKLTARKRAELFLQIRSQAAAVGVGIMPAEEVDRRNILQATLAAMRLAVERLRCPADYLLVDGISRIPTTIPQLTLKKGDSRSLSVAAASVIAKVVRDRMMCAYDRRYPQYGFAGHKGYGSAAHRRAIAEHGPCPLHRRTFGGVREHLERS, from the coding sequence GTGACCCTGGATCTTTTTCCGGTCGATGCTCCGACCGATCTCTATTTTGAACAGCAGGCCCGTTCCCGTGGCTACCGGGTCATTGCCGGTATCGACGAAGCCGGGCGCGGCCCCCTGGCCGGGCCGGTGGTGGCGGCGGCGGTGGTGCTGCCGGAACGGTTCGATCTGCCGGGCTTGACCGATTCGAAAAAACTGACCGCCCGCAAGCGTGCCGAACTGTTTCTGCAGATCCGTTCCCAGGCGGCTGCCGTAGGGGTCGGCATCATGCCGGCCGAAGAGGTGGACCGGCGCAATATTCTCCAGGCCACCCTGGCGGCGATGCGCCTGGCGGTGGAGCGCCTGCGCTGCCCGGCCGATTACCTGCTGGTCGACGGGATCTCCAGAATCCCGACGACGATCCCGCAATTGACACTGAAAAAAGGTGACTCCCGTTCCTTGTCGGTTGCGGCCGCCTCGGTGATTGCTAAGGTGGTGCGGGATCGGATGATGTGTGCCTACGACAGGCGTTATCCGCAGTACGGCTTCGCCGGCCACAAGGGCTACGGCAGCGCCGCTCATCGACGGGCGATTGCCGAGCATGGTCCCTGCCCTCTGCATCGGCGGACCTTCGGTGGGGTGCGTGAGCATCTCGAGCGATCATGA
- a CDS encoding HlyC/CorC family transporter — protein sequence MPDDQLLRLGALFVLFLLSAFFSGSETALTAMDRLRVRYLVEKKRPGAERLESLLSNPERLLSAILIGNNLVNIAASVFATTLFIAWFDKHGELATILILTPLLLLFAEVCPKTYAARYPEKVCFLVLRPIQLVMLLLFPLVTLVSFLSGLLTRVMPGEEERPLISEDEIRTMISVGGEEGVVAKEQHRMLHGVFELSQIRVRDVMIPRTEVVGIELDTPFDKVLETVQQARHSRFPVFDGELDNIIGIIHSKEILNYVHRPDEFSLRKLARAPYFVPESKQIETLLQSFRRRHIHLAVVVDEYGGVEGIVTLEDVVEEIVGEIQDEYDAEEILFREIEPDRFLVDGSASIRTVNRRFGLDLSETHATTLAGFVLRTLGSIPRPGESCRADGVTFVVRKMVERRIEEIEMQLPSSPSGDQG from the coding sequence ATGCCCGACGACCAACTCCTGCGCCTCGGGGCGCTGTTCGTTCTTTTTCTGCTTTCGGCCTTCTTTTCCGGGTCGGAGACGGCGCTGACGGCCATGGACCGGTTGCGTGTCCGCTACCTGGTGGAAAAGAAACGTCCCGGTGCCGAACGTCTCGAATCCCTGTTGAGCAATCCTGAACGTCTCCTGTCAGCCATCCTGATCGGCAACAACCTGGTCAACATTGCGGCCTCGGTTTTTGCGACCACTCTCTTCATCGCCTGGTTTGACAAGCATGGAGAGCTGGCCACCATCCTGATTCTGACCCCGTTGCTGCTCCTGTTTGCCGAGGTCTGTCCGAAAACCTATGCCGCCCGCTATCCGGAAAAGGTCTGTTTTCTGGTCCTGCGGCCGATTCAGCTGGTGATGTTGCTGCTGTTCCCGCTGGTGACCCTGGTCAGTTTTCTGTCCGGTCTGCTGACGCGGGTCATGCCGGGCGAGGAGGAACGCCCGTTGATTTCCGAGGACGAGATCCGTACCATGATCAGCGTCGGCGGAGAAGAAGGGGTGGTGGCCAAGGAGCAGCACCGGATGCTGCATGGTGTTTTCGAGCTGTCGCAGATCCGGGTTCGGGACGTGATGATTCCGCGCACCGAGGTGGTCGGCATCGAACTTGACACGCCCTTTGACAAGGTCCTTGAGACGGTGCAGCAGGCACGCCACTCCCGCTTTCCGGTGTTCGACGGTGAGCTGGATAATATCATCGGCATCATTCATTCGAAGGAGATTCTCAATTACGTCCATCGTCCCGACGAGTTTTCGTTGCGGAAGCTTGCCCGGGCGCCTTATTTCGTCCCCGAATCGAAGCAGATCGAAACACTGCTGCAGTCTTTTCGGCGGCGCCACATCCACCTGGCGGTGGTGGTCGACGAGTACGGCGGGGTCGAGGGGATTGTCACGCTTGAGGACGTGGTGGAGGAGATCGTCGGCGAAATCCAGGATGAATACGATGCCGAGGAAATCCTTTTCCGCGAAATCGAACCGGATCGTTTCCTGGTCGACGGCAGCGCCTCGATCCGCACTGTCAATCGTCGCTTCGGTCTGGATCTCTCCGAGACCCACGCCACCACCCTGGCCGGATTCGTGTTGCGCACCCTGGGCAGCATTCCGCGCCCCGGGGAGAGTTGCCGGGCCGATGGCGTAACCTTTGTCGTTCGCAAGATGGTGGAACGTCGTATCGAGGAAATCGAGATGCAGTTGCCTTCCTCTCCCTCAGGGGACCAGGGTTGA
- a CDS encoding NAD(+) synthase: protein MSYSLRKLGLVRVAVGTPELRVADIDFNLRQIVGLAGQAAERKAQVLLLPELCLTGYSCADLFYQPLLQEKALQALQELARLSAEHSLVLVAGLPLALDGRLFNCAALIASGRVHGLVPKTFLPNTAEFYEQRWFSSARELTSDTFCLDGERIPVGTDLLFAAEGFPACCIGLEVCEDLWAVEPPSGRLAVSGATLLLNPSASPEVLGKRDYRRQLVCSQSARCLAAYAYASAGPGESSTDLVYAGHSLIAENGLQLAETERFSFDSQLACADVDLERLVLERQRNASFADSPATATRRIPFVLKDVRTKIFARPIPPRPFVPEGDRERDVRCEEIFAIQTTGLARRLRHTGSSQVVIGVSGGLDSTLALLVAVRAFDRLGLDRRGIQAITMPGFGTTVRTRGNAEKLADLLGVSLQVIGIDAAVRQHFADIGQDEKNHDITYENSQARERTQILMDVANQLGGLVIGTGDLSELALGWCTYNGDHMSMYAVNVGVPKTLVRYLVDWCAETGFSGEARAVLHDIGATPVSPELLPPDENGEIGQKTEETVGPYELHDFFLYHAVRLHYPPAKILAFAGQAFAGRYESKVILGWLQVFYRRFFSQQFKRSCLPDGPKVGSVVLSPRGDWRMPSDAAVSLWLTEIEALG from the coding sequence ATGAGCTATTCTTTGCGAAAACTGGGGCTGGTGCGGGTTGCGGTGGGAACCCCCGAACTGCGGGTGGCCGACATTGATTTCAACCTGCGGCAGATTGTCGGACTGGCCGGGCAGGCTGCCGAGCGCAAGGCGCAAGTGCTGTTGTTGCCCGAACTCTGCCTGACCGGCTACAGCTGTGCCGATCTGTTCTATCAGCCGTTGCTGCAGGAAAAGGCCCTGCAGGCCCTGCAGGAACTGGCCCGGTTGAGCGCCGAACACTCCCTGGTGCTGGTGGCGGGGCTGCCGCTGGCGCTTGACGGCAGGCTCTTCAATTGTGCTGCCCTGATCGCTTCCGGCCGGGTCCACGGGCTGGTTCCCAAGACCTTTCTGCCCAATACCGCGGAATTCTACGAGCAGCGCTGGTTCAGTTCTGCTCGTGAGTTGACGTCCGATACTTTCTGTCTCGATGGTGAGCGGATACCCGTCGGCACCGATCTGCTGTTTGCCGCCGAAGGTTTTCCCGCCTGTTGTATCGGGCTGGAGGTTTGCGAGGATCTCTGGGCGGTTGAGCCGCCCAGCGGCCGTCTGGCGGTTTCCGGAGCCACGCTGCTGCTCAATCCCTCCGCCAGCCCCGAGGTTCTCGGCAAACGGGATTACCGGCGGCAGCTGGTCTGCTCCCAGTCGGCGCGCTGCCTGGCAGCCTATGCCTACGCGTCTGCCGGGCCGGGAGAATCGAGTACCGACCTGGTGTATGCCGGTCACAGTCTGATCGCTGAAAATGGTTTGCAGTTGGCGGAAACCGAACGTTTCAGCTTCGACAGTCAGCTGGCCTGCGCCGATGTCGACCTGGAACGCCTGGTTCTGGAACGTCAGCGCAACGCCAGTTTCGCTGACAGTCCGGCCACGGCGACCCGCCGGATTCCCTTTGTCCTCAAGGATGTCCGGACAAAAATTTTTGCCCGCCCGATTCCGCCGCGTCCCTTCGTTCCGGAAGGTGACCGTGAACGGGATGTTCGCTGCGAGGAAATTTTTGCCATCCAGACCACCGGTCTGGCCCGCCGTCTGCGTCATACTGGCAGCAGCCAGGTGGTGATCGGCGTCTCCGGCGGACTCGATTCGACCCTGGCGCTGCTGGTCGCGGTCCGTGCCTTTGATCGCCTCGGCCTCGATCGGCGAGGTATCCAGGCGATCACCATGCCCGGTTTCGGCACCACCGTCCGCACCCGCGGCAATGCGGAAAAACTGGCGGATCTGCTGGGGGTCAGCCTCCAGGTCATCGGCATCGACGCGGCGGTACGGCAGCATTTCGCTGACATCGGGCAGGATGAAAAGAATCACGACATCACCTATGAGAATTCCCAGGCCCGGGAGCGGACCCAGATCCTGATGGATGTCGCCAACCAGCTCGGCGGGCTGGTGATCGGCACCGGCGACCTGTCGGAACTTGCGCTGGGCTGGTGTACCTACAACGGCGACCACATGTCGATGTACGCGGTCAATGTCGGGGTTCCCAAGACCCTGGTCCGCTATCTGGTCGACTGGTGTGCCGAAACCGGATTCAGCGGCGAGGCGCGGGCGGTATTGCACGACATCGGTGCCACCCCGGTTTCTCCGGAGCTGCTGCCGCCGGACGAAAACGGTGAGATCGGCCAGAAAACCGAGGAAACGGTCGGTCCCTACGAGTTGCATGATTTCTTCCTCTATCATGCCGTGCGGCTGCACTATCCGCCCGCCAAGATTCTTGCCTTTGCCGGCCAGGCCTTTGCCGGGCGTTATGAATCGAAGGTCATTCTGGGCTGGCTGCAGGTTTTCTATCGGCGCTTCTTCAGTCAGCAGTTCAAGCGTTCCTGTCTGCCCGACGGTCCCAAGGTCGGCAGTGTTGTTCTTTCCCCGCGCGGCGACTGGCGCATGCCGTCCGACGCGGCTGTCAGCCTCTGGCTGACAGAGATTGAGGCTTTGGGGTAG
- a CDS encoding YraN family protein, whose amino-acid sequence MTEERLALGRWGEEQAVLFLRRQGFRILERNYRTRVGEIDIIARNRRLLLFVEVKTRRGQACGLPQEAVGIFKQRQIIRTAQWYLNNQPAGRLQPRFDVIAVRQWRDEAFIEHLPNAFGLDF is encoded by the coding sequence ATGACCGAGGAGCGTCTGGCGCTGGGCCGCTGGGGGGAGGAGCAGGCTGTTTTGTTCCTGCGTCGCCAGGGGTTCAGGATTCTGGAGCGCAACTATCGCACCCGGGTCGGCGAGATCGATATCATCGCCCGCAATCGTCGACTGCTGCTGTTCGTCGAAGTCAAGACCCGTCGCGGCCAGGCCTGCGGCCTGCCGCAGGAAGCGGTCGGCATTTTCAAACAGCGGCAGATCATCCGCACCGCCCAGTGGTATCTCAACAACCAGCCGGCCGGACGGCTGCAGCCGCGTTTCGATGTGATTGCCGTTCGGCAGTGGCGGGACGAGGCGTTTATAGAGCATCTCCCCAACGCCTTCGGGCTTGATTTCTGA
- the rplS gene encoding 50S ribosomal protein L19, with amino-acid sequence MNIVDRIGMEQVRKNIPAFKAGDTLRVHVKITEGDKERIQVFQGVCIKRVNRGIGSTFTVRKISNSIGVERIFSLHSPAVEKIEVLTIGRVRRAKLYYLRNLHGKAARIREKRIA; translated from the coding sequence ATGAATATTGTCGACCGGATCGGCATGGAACAGGTGAGGAAAAACATTCCCGCGTTCAAGGCGGGCGATACCCTGCGGGTGCATGTGAAGATCACCGAGGGAGACAAGGAACGTATCCAGGTCTTTCAGGGGGTCTGCATCAAGCGCGTCAACCGCGGCATCGGTTCGACCTTCACCGTGCGCAAAATTTCCAACAGCATCGGTGTGGAGCGTATCTTCTCGCTGCACTCGCCGGCGGTGGAAAAGATCGAGGTCCTGACCATCGGTCGTGTCCGCCGGGCCAAGCTCTACTATCTGCGCAACCTGCACGGCAAGGCTGCCCGTATTCGCGAGAAGCGGATCGCCTGA
- a CDS encoding division/cell wall cluster transcriptional repressor MraZ, with product MVTFRGKFYNTIDPKGRASIPAKFRDELAAAYGDNRLVLTEGDGGIVCYPVPQWEEIVARIDALPPTQDREDLYMTTVSPAVECSFDKQGRVQLSHSLREHAGLVGEVRDFVAIGLNNKILLMNRNQHAAQRAEAQERLKQKPEVRYNLGL from the coding sequence ATGGTCACTTTCCGCGGAAAATTCTACAACACCATCGACCCCAAGGGGCGGGCGAGCATCCCGGCGAAGTTTCGTGACGAGCTGGCCGCGGCTTATGGGGACAATCGCCTGGTGTTGACCGAAGGGGATGGCGGCATCGTCTGCTACCCCGTTCCGCAATGGGAGGAAATTGTCGCCAGAATTGACGCGCTGCCGCCGACCCAGGATCGTGAGGACCTTTACATGACAACGGTTTCGCCGGCGGTGGAATGCAGTTTCGATAAGCAGGGGCGGGTGCAGCTCAGCCATTCCCTGCGTGAACATGCCGGTCTTGTGGGTGAAGTGAGGGATTTCGTGGCAATCGGCCTGAACAACAAGATCCTGCTGATGAATCGCAATCAGCATGCCGCTCAGCGTGCCGAGGCCCAGGAGCGTCTCAAGCAGAAACCCGAAGTCCGCTACAACCTTGGTCTTTGA
- the ligA gene encoding NAD-dependent DNA ligase LigA produces MPDDQVVARHKALCQEILRHNRLYHRLDAPEISDAEYDQLFRELLAIEEQYPQLATPDSPSQQVGAEPVEKFSPIRHAQPMLSLRNVRNDAELRDFDHSLRTTFLARESELEYCLELKLDGLAVELTYRDGRLLQASTRGDGITGEEISENIRTIAGLPKQLQGDYPDLVDIRGEVFFDLDDFRRLNQRQSEAGLKPFANPRNAAAGSLRQLDAAVTAERPLRIFCYGIGRLEGAQPETQFGLLEAMARWGLPVNLEQTRVVRGVDAVARRYAEILDSRDNLPYEIDGMVIKINDLALQHEVGELSRSPRWAIAYKFPPRQAETVVETIGLQVGRTGAITPVAHLRPVSISGVTVSRASLHNWDEIKRLDLRIGDRVIVERAGDVIPDVVRVLKDQRRGNETTCPEPTLCPECGQPVIRREEEVVPRCGNSHCPARTLERIRHFVSRKAMDIDGLGEKQIAQLIELGKVEDVADLYLLRKEDLFELERMGETLAAKLLQAIDASRTRPLSRLLFGLGIRHVGEHTARVLARRYPDLDSLAAATVDDLKAIHEIGDKVAESLIDFFTDPCQLALLDKLRRAGVHPEAEATVQQDGPLNGKTLVITGSLESMSRKQAEARVEQLGGRAAGSVSRKTDYLVAGPGAGSKLARAEQLGIEILDEETFLRLIGEEKS; encoded by the coding sequence ATGCCCGACGACCAGGTTGTTGCCCGCCACAAGGCACTCTGCCAGGAAATTCTTCGCCACAACCGCCTCTATCACCGTCTTGACGCACCGGAGATCAGTGATGCTGAATATGACCAGTTGTTCCGGGAACTTCTCGCCATTGAGGAACAATATCCACAGCTTGCCACCCCCGACTCCCCCTCGCAGCAGGTCGGCGCCGAACCAGTGGAGAAATTCTCCCCGATCCGTCATGCCCAGCCGATGCTTTCACTGCGCAACGTGCGCAATGATGCCGAACTGCGTGATTTTGACCACAGCCTGCGCACCACTTTTCTCGCCCGCGAAAGCGAACTCGAATACTGCCTGGAACTCAAATTGGATGGACTGGCGGTCGAACTGACCTATCGCGACGGCCGGCTGCTGCAGGCCAGTACCCGCGGCGACGGCATCACCGGCGAAGAGATCAGCGAAAACATCCGCACCATCGCCGGGCTGCCGAAACAGTTGCAGGGGGATTACCCGGACCTGGTCGATATCCGCGGCGAAGTCTTTTTCGACCTCGATGATTTCCGCCGTCTCAACCAGCGCCAGAGCGAAGCCGGGCTGAAACCTTTCGCCAACCCGCGCAATGCCGCCGCCGGCAGCCTGCGCCAGCTTGATGCCGCCGTCACCGCCGAACGACCGTTGCGCATCTTCTGCTACGGAATCGGGCGACTGGAAGGCGCGCAGCCGGAAACCCAGTTCGGGCTGCTCGAAGCGATGGCCCGCTGGGGGCTGCCGGTCAACCTGGAGCAGACCCGGGTGGTCCGGGGTGTCGACGCCGTCGCCCGCCGCTACGCCGAAATTCTCGATTCCCGTGACAACCTGCCCTATGAAATCGACGGCATGGTGATCAAGATCAACGACCTCGCCCTGCAACACGAAGTCGGCGAACTGAGCCGCTCGCCGCGCTGGGCCATCGCCTACAAGTTCCCGCCCAGGCAGGCGGAGACGGTGGTTGAAACGATCGGCCTGCAGGTCGGCCGCACCGGTGCCATCACCCCGGTCGCCCACCTGCGTCCGGTCAGTATCAGCGGTGTCACCGTCTCCCGCGCCAGCCTGCACAACTGGGACGAGATCAAACGTCTCGACCTGCGTATCGGCGACCGGGTGATCGTCGAACGGGCCGGCGATGTCATTCCCGACGTGGTGCGGGTTCTCAAAGACCAGCGCCGGGGGAATGAAACGACCTGCCCCGAACCGACCCTCTGCCCGGAATGCGGACAACCGGTCATACGCCGGGAGGAGGAAGTCGTACCGCGCTGCGGCAATAGCCACTGCCCGGCCCGGACCCTGGAGCGAATCCGCCACTTCGTCTCGCGCAAGGCCATGGATATCGACGGCCTGGGGGAAAAACAGATCGCACAACTGATCGAACTCGGAAAAGTAGAGGATGTTGCCGACCTCTACCTGCTGCGGAAAGAGGACCTGTTCGAACTGGAACGCATGGGGGAGACTCTCGCCGCCAAACTGCTGCAGGCCATCGACGCCAGCCGCACCCGCCCGCTGTCGAGGCTGCTGTTCGGACTCGGCATCCGCCACGTCGGGGAACACACCGCCCGTGTGCTGGCCCGGCGCTATCCCGACCTCGACAGCCTGGCGGCGGCGACCGTCGACGATCTCAAGGCCATCCACGAAATCGGCGACAAGGTTGCCGAATCGCTGATTGACTTCTTCACCGATCCCTGCCAGCTGGCACTGCTGGACAAGCTGCGACGGGCCGGGGTTCATCCCGAGGCCGAGGCGACGGTACAGCAGGACGGCCCATTGAACGGAAAGACCCTGGTCATTACCGGCAGCCTGGAGAGCATGAGCCGCAAACAGGCCGAAGCAAGGGTTGAACAACTCGGCGGCCGCGCCGCCGGCTCGGTCAGTCGCAAGACCGACTACCTGGTGGCCGGCCCCGGCGCCGGCAGCAAACTGGCCAGGGCAGAACAGCTCGGCATCGAAATCCTGGATGAAGAGACCTTTCTACGCCTGATCGGGGAGGAGAAATCATGA
- the trmD gene encoding tRNA (guanosine(37)-N1)-methyltransferase TrmD yields MTFDILTLFPQLCESPFSASILGKAQQRGLISVRSHNLRDWAEGRHQVTDDTPYGGGDGMVMKVDPVAAALADLRRASPGSRVLLMTPQGRRFCQAEAEKLAREPGLIFVCGRYEGIDERVRSLVDDEYSIGDFVMTGGELPAMTIIDAVARLLPDVLGAAGSAAGDSFSDGLLEYPQYTRPAEFNGQAVPPVLLSGDHGAIARWRRRQQLQRTFERRPELLETAPLDDQDREFLRQLREGCRQTDE; encoded by the coding sequence ATGACCTTTGATATTCTGACCCTCTTTCCCCAGCTTTGCGAATCGCCTTTTTCTGCCAGTATTCTCGGTAAGGCGCAGCAGCGGGGACTGATCAGCGTGCGCAGCCATAATCTGCGTGACTGGGCCGAGGGTCGGCATCAGGTGACAGACGATACGCCCTACGGCGGCGGCGACGGGATGGTGATGAAGGTCGATCCGGTTGCCGCGGCTCTTGCTGATCTGCGACGTGCCAGTCCCGGTTCCAGGGTGCTGCTGATGACGCCTCAGGGCCGCAGGTTCTGCCAGGCCGAGGCGGAAAAACTGGCTCGTGAACCGGGCCTTATTTTCGTCTGCGGACGTTATGAAGGGATTGACGAGCGCGTTCGTTCGCTGGTCGACGATGAATATTCGATCGGTGATTTTGTCATGACCGGTGGTGAGCTGCCCGCCATGACCATCATCGATGCCGTTGCGCGCCTGCTGCCCGATGTCCTCGGCGCGGCCGGCAGCGCCGCCGGCGACTCCTTTTCCGACGGGCTGCTGGAATATCCGCAGTATACCCGTCCAGCGGAGTTTAACGGGCAGGCGGTGCCTCCGGTGCTGCTTTCCGGCGACCATGGCGCGATTGCCCGCTGGCGCCGACGGCAACAGCTGCAGCGGACTTTCGAAAGGCGGCCGGAGTTGCTGGAGACAGCCCCGCTTGATGATCAGGATCGGGAATTTTTGCGGCAGTTGCGTGAAGGCTGCCGCCAGACAGATGAGTGA
- a CDS encoding acylphosphatase: MSESCAHLLISGRVQGVWYRGSTKDKARELGLTGWVRNLPDGRVEALACGPQEQVEALVQWCHQGPPAARVSEVEVDWRDPGETFANFKIR, translated from the coding sequence ATGAGTGAAAGCTGCGCGCACCTGCTGATTTCAGGACGCGTCCAGGGGGTCTGGTACCGCGGCAGCACCAAGGACAAGGCCCGCGAACTCGGCCTGACCGGCTGGGTCCGCAATCTGCCCGACGGCCGGGTGGAGGCCCTGGCCTGCGGCCCGCAGGAACAGGTCGAGGCGCTGGTTCAATGGTGCCACCAGGGTCCGCCGGCGGCCCGGGTCAGTGAGGTGGAGGTGGATTGGCGGGATCCGGGAGAGACTTTCGCCAACTTCAAGATCCGCTGA